The following DNA comes from Ammospiza caudacuta isolate bAmmCau1 chromosome 15, bAmmCau1.pri, whole genome shotgun sequence.
GCTCCACCAACTAGAAGcctggagaaaggaaggaagagagcCAAGCAGTTGAATACATTTGGAATATATTAACaccattttttaaatcttgctCAATAAACACTTCTGTTCTTTTGCATATCACTATATAAGTTTTCTCGGagcatttcaaaaatatttagattttattttcataacatCCATATAAAAGACATCAGTTCCCTTTGAGAAAGGACTACCTTCTGTCGCTGCATCATGTTCAGCAAGTCTCCAAATGGTGATTCCTCGGGATTATCAAAGGCAAGCAGAGCCAGCGTGCGCTCCATTTCTGTCAGgcattccctgctctcctcccctTGTTCTGCTAATTGGGTCTGAGCAAAttccagagctgcctctgtCTCACGCTGCCGGATCAGCTCAATCAAGTGCTGTTGCTACACACGAAAGAAACAGCAATATTAGCTCAACAAATTAACAAATCTCCACTACTGCAAGGCTGGAAGATTCAGACACTGGTGTGTAATTTGAGACAAATGCTAATCTGTAATTTGACAGTTTGAGGTCAATTCTTCTCAATGTGTGAGACAAGGAGCAGCAAGTTGGCTGCAAAATCTACTGGAAAAGGGAACTTGGTGCTTTTGAGTAAGAGGGTTTGAGAAGATGGGTTACTAAAGGAATTCAGGCCAACAGTGACTGGAAGCTGGTAAGTCACAAGTCACTGGTGCTGTTACAAGTTTTCATGTTAATAACTGTATATGGTGGCTCCTGCACCATGCCACAAAGTTTCCCATTGCTACCAAAAAATGACAAGAACACCCACAGTTGCATCCATGTTCAGTCACAAACCTCCCAACACAACCTTAATTTCCTCACTACTTTTCCCATTCTCTCAGCAAACTCTAAGACAAAGATAAAAGTCTGTCACCTGTCCTCACCTGCAAATGAAAGTAGAGATATCTGTTGGtatccagcagctctggatggAGGCTGTTTATCAATGCAATGGCTTCCTGGATCTGCCCTTTCAAGATCATCTCAcggatttttattctttcatcCAGGGTCTCTAAATCCACACTGGGTTCAATTCCAGACTCCATCCGaaatttctctgctgcttctttaaAGCCCTCTGAAATAGGAACATTTTACCCATAGAATGTATTGCATGAAACACTTCAGAAGAAAACATATCAGCTTAATTTGAGAGTTGCTTGTGCAATTTGGGGGTTTAATGATTAACCCAAAATTGTGAAAAATTCTCCTCTATATAAGAAGTCATTTATCCAAGAGGCATTTTATTATAAATGCTTAATTCATTCTGAACTCATGTTTGCTCACTCTCCAGGGAAGGAACTTGTAGTCCAATACCTCTTAACATGAAAGCCTGTTTTATACTTAAATAAAGCACTGTGCTTATTGCAAAATGAGATTGTGAAAGTCACATTTTCAAGTGGGTGGTTTTGCTTTGCCCTCCAGCCCCAGATCTGTTTACACAGATCCAGCAGTTTTTCTAAGATAGACAAGAAGATATAATTTTGCTTTCTCGTGTAGTATTTAAGGTTATAACAGCTCTTTTAAACCTCAGGTCTTGAGTTCACAGACACAAAATTGATTTACACCACCCACTGAGATGCTCTTCCTTCAACCCAGAGGCTTCCCTACACTCAGTGTAAACAGGGGTGTAGATGGATACAAACGCCTCCGCCCTAGCACAGCTTCCTGGGATGGCATGCACCTAATTACTACCAACAATTCCCCAGGGGTTTGGCCTGTTCCAAGTATAAAGCCAGGGTGTGTGCTGAAGGGGTTAATATTCTGGTCTCAAATTATTTTGACAACAGTGCCCTCTCAGAGTTTATCTTTCTGCCCAGTTAAAAACTTGCTTCTGATAGCTGTTCTTGCAGCTTTCAGACTGTTATTTAACAACAGCAACTTATCTTGAGCTGTTTCAATGGCACAAAAAAGGATATCACGGAGAAGCAGGTCATGTTTACAGCATTGCAGAAAACACTTTGTTTTCTCTATCATTTAGCAGAAGAGTTCAGGCTCATAAATGTCATCTGTATTCCATGAGAACTGCTCAGTCTCTGATTCTTTGTCAGTCTGCAGCTAAGAGAACACCAGAGCAGTTGGGCTTTGCTAAGAGAAGCCAACAGCAATGACTAAGTTCTCACAGCCCTTAATTCCACTCCATCCAGGTCCATATTCTACCCCAAACTGATAAAGTATGTGACACACATGAAGAGCCTGCAGGTGTTTTTACCTGTGACAAGGTAGTTCATGATAAGGCGGTTCATGTCTGCTCTCTGGATATGTAAGTTATTAAGCTTTTCCATCCATTCATCTTTCGTGATTTCATCAGGTTTTTCTGCATAACTCATCCTGGACTCCAACTACAAAAGAAAAGCATCTCATTGAACATGATTCAAAAAGAAATAAGTTTAATCTATGTAAGAATTGTGTTACTGCCATCTTTAGAGCTTTCTAtaagtttttttaaataaataattcaaaattGACCCTTTTATCTTAAACCagagttttgcattttttcctcctcattccTGCACTTTCCTGTATCTATTTACCAGGCCCCCCTAAAGCTGCTTTCAGAAATCTcagaataaaaaattcaaataccATCTTCTTCTACTTACTCTTAAGTCCACTCCATAAAAATCTTGTATAGAATTTACACAGGACATGCAGCATCACAGTGTGAAACCAGCAAATCAGAGTCTGACATCCAGCCAGAAAGACTATGACAAACACTTCTAGCAATGCCTACGTAAACAATATCTGCTTTAAATCTTCACCAAAACTTCGGACAGCTCCCTATATCGCACAGCTACAAAACTGTCAATGATGAATTATCCAGTGTACAACTCAAAGCTTTACACTAGCTCAGCTTCGCTGCCCCGAAAGTTCTCCTGTCAGCGCTACCAAAACGTTATCTCCACTATTTTTCTAGACGATATTTCTGTTCGGATTGGCAGGCACAGCATTTTACCAAAGCCGCGTTTATAATTTCTACCTCCAAGTCCCGACCACGGGGGCAGCGAAAGGGGAGGACAGGCGGccacaacaacagcaacaggCACCGCCAGCCGGGTCAGACAATACGAGCGGCAGCGCGGCTCCTCACCGCGAGCCGCTTCCAACAGGTTCTCCCTTCGCTAAcccgcgcccggcccggcaACTCCGACAGCGGCAGCACGACCCGCCGGGCCCCGATCGCTCCCGGCCCCGCGTTCCGCAGCCGCGCTGGGGGAACGGGgctcccgccgccccgcgcTGGTGCAGCCGCCCTGCCCGGCTCGCCGCGGATCCGGCTtcccccgccgccccggcccggcccggcctgcGCGGGCCACAGGGGCGCTGGGCCACGGGAGCGCTGGGCCCCGCTCGCCACAGGCCCGGCGCCTCCGCTGCAGCCGCAGCGGGCgagcggcggccgggccggcgggTCCCACTCAGGGTGagggccccgctcccgccgtgCCCCGAGGCCGGCGCGGCCCCCCCGCCGCCATCTTACCGCGCgcgcccggggccgctccgACGCACGAACGCGGGGCCTCCGCCGCCTCCGCCGGGCCGCAGG
Coding sequences within:
- the LOC131564219 gene encoding basic proline-rich protein-like, whose protein sequence is MIQKEISLIYTIFLFGLAGTAFYQSRVYNFYLQVPTTGAAKGEDRRPQQQQQAPPAGSDNTSGSAAPHREPLPTGSPFANPRPARQLRQRQHDPPGPDRSRPRVPQPRWGNGAPAAPRWCSRPARLAADPASPAAPARPGLRGPQGRWATGALGPARHRPGASAAAAAGERRPGRRVPLRVRAPLPPCPEAGAAPPPPSYRARPGPLRRTNAGPPPPPPGRRRAGLARAALAANQRAGSEREHATAERGRGSAEAAGAAMAAAGR
- the GID8 gene encoding glucose-induced degradation protein 8 homolog is translated as MSYAEKPDEITKDEWMEKLNNLHIQRADMNRLIMNYLVTEGFKEAAEKFRMESGIEPSVDLETLDERIKIREMILKGQIQEAIALINSLHPELLDTNRYLYFHLQQQHLIELIRQRETEAALEFAQTQLAEQGEESRECLTEMERTLALLAFDNPEESPFGDLLNMMQRQKVWSEVNQAVLDYENRESTPKLAKLLKLLLWAQNELDQKKVKYPKMTDLSKGTIEEPK